A part of Halobacillus shinanisalinarum genomic DNA contains:
- a CDS encoding ImmA/IrrE family metallo-endopeptidase, whose translation MPNRLGQQFKNDEGDWKPLKDATKQEKQHVKDGQLEKREGRLVYSTGSVFEVSQTNATQKDLPQIFPNKWIDGVVQNYYQLCQGMEAIAHKSNSQIVEPYEELGTAKGVYYTGQGEVALNPRNSELQDTKSLLHELTHAKLHTEEKRNDYTMPEKEFQAEMTAYTVASYFNIDTSDYSLDYLHHWTKDHEFKDHEGLLQEVQTTAKEFIMTIEDSLEQEKEGEKEEVNIKESRSEIKKETNVQLPSEKLKDMYRSQVSAVKRNSSPFWEKENREDELDHQGFKDAYKKEVMNFIEPMAGKGLDIEEGNDRQERLSQMLSFQRNHNHKEVNELKEESLQELKELPLTERGEQRLAQIETKLEREVSPHKEKGEGKGKQTSEQMRVKSNQDTYQQTDKRKKEKIEIER comes from the coding sequence GTGCCTAATCGATTAGGACAGCAGTTTAAAAACGACGAAGGGGATTGGAAACCCTTAAAGGATGCGACCAAACAAGAAAAGCAACATGTCAAAGACGGCCAACTCGAAAAACGAGAAGGTCGTCTTGTTTATTCTACGGGAAGCGTGTTTGAAGTTTCGCAAACCAATGCAACTCAAAAGGATTTGCCTCAAATTTTCCCTAACAAATGGATAGATGGAGTCGTTCAAAATTATTATCAGTTATGCCAAGGGATGGAGGCTATTGCACATAAAAGCAATAGCCAAATTGTTGAGCCTTATGAGGAGCTAGGAACGGCTAAAGGAGTCTATTATACAGGACAAGGAGAGGTGGCCCTTAACCCACGTAATTCTGAACTCCAAGATACAAAGAGTTTGTTGCACGAACTTACTCATGCAAAGCTTCATACAGAAGAAAAAAGAAACGATTACACCATGCCTGAGAAAGAATTTCAAGCGGAGATGACTGCCTATACGGTTGCTTCTTATTTCAATATTGATACCAGCGACTATTCCCTGGATTATCTACATCATTGGACGAAAGATCATGAATTTAAAGATCATGAAGGATTGTTGCAGGAAGTCCAAACCACGGCCAAAGAATTTATTATGACCATCGAAGATTCTCTGGAGCAAGAAAAGGAAGGGGAGAAAGAAGAAGTTAATATAAAAGAATCCCGTAGTGAAATCAAAAAAGAGACTAATGTTCAATTACCCTCTGAAAAGCTAAAAGACATGTACCGTAGTCAAGTGAGTGCAGTTAAACGAAATAGCAGCCCTTTTTGGGAAAAAGAGAACAGAGAGGACGAATTGGACCACCAGGGTTTTAAAGATGCGTACAAAAAAGAGGTGATGAACTTTATTGAGCCTATGGCTGGGAAGGGGTTAGATATAGAAGAAGGTAATGATCGTCAAGAGCGTTTGAGCCAAATGCTTTCTTTCCAAAGGAATCATAATCATAAAGAAGTGAATGAACTGAAGGAAGAATCGCTGCAGGAATTGAAAGAGCTACCTTTAACAGAACGCGGTGAACAACGCTTAGCTCAAATTGAAACCAAGTTGGAAAGAGAAGTTAGTCCCCATAAGGAAAAAGGTGAAGGGAAGGGTAAACAAACTTCAGAACAAATGAGAGTTAAGAGTAATCAAGATACTTATCAGCAAACGGATAAAAGGAAAAAGGAAAAAATTGAGATTGAACGTTAG